Below is a window of Oceanivirga salmonicida DNA.
AATGTTTAGTTGATATGGAAGACAAAATATTTAAAGAAGAATTATTATATAATATAGCTACTTTATCTCGTATTAGAAACTATTTTGCAAAATCTAAAAAAAGAAAATAATGCTTTTGCTATAAAAAAGCAAAGGCATTATTTAAATATTTTATTGACCAAAATCGAATTTTTTTTATTTTAATGTTTCAACAAACCAATCTGTTGTTTTTTCTATTCCCTCATCAACTTTTGAATTATTAGTAAAAATATTAAAAATATGATTAGAGTCTTTTATTAAAACAACTTTTGATTTTTTATTATTTGAATTTTTAACTATTACTGTTGCTTGTTTTGGATTAACTACATCATCTTTTGTACCTGCAAGTGCCATTATAGGAACCTTAATTTTTCTTATATACCCTATCATATCTAAATCCTTAGTTTCATTAAACCATTGCAATGATATTCTAAGAGGTTCTCTCCATTCAAATTTCATAATTGCAAAACCATTTTTTTTAGCTTCTTCATGCATTTTATAAAAATTTTTATATATATCTAACGACCCTGCCCAAGTTGAAATAGATGATAATTCTTTATTTGCTCCTGCTAATAATGCGATAGTTCCACCTTGACTCCAACCTAATAATCCAATATTATTATTAGTTCTACTTCTAGCAAATTCTATTACTCTATTAGTATCACTCACAGCACTAGATATTGTATAATGTAAATAATCTACTTTTGAATCTCCAGTACCTATAAAATCAAACCTAATGCTTGAAATTCCTTTTTCATATAATTTATTAGATAATTTTATATATGTACCGTCTACTTCATCTTTATTTGATGCAGTTCCATGTAACATAATAACCAAAGGCATATTTTTAATTTCATCATCATAAGTATATATTGCTGGAATTTTATAAAATCCATTATTTATTTCTATATTTTCTACTCTTTTTTTAGAAAAGGTTAACATACCAAAAATTATCATAATAAAAAACAATAATTTTTTCATCTTTTAATACCCCCTTTTATTTTTATAATATCTCATGACTATTTTAACTTGATTTATAACATTGTCAAATTTAAAAATTATAACAATTCTACATAAAATTTTTATAAAAAAAACCTATAATTACAATAATTATAGGAATTTCATTATTATTCTCCTAAAAGTTTAATTAAGTCTTTTGTAATTTCATCAGGTTTTCTATAACCATCAACTACTACAACTTTATCTTTCTTTTTATAATACTCTAAAACAGGTAATGTTTGATTATCATATGCTTCTAATCTTTTTATTACTGCTTCTTCTGTATCATCTGCTCTTTGTACTAAATCTTCCGGATTTTCATCTACTGGTGGATTGAATTTTATATGATATATCTTTCCTGTCTTTTTAGATGTTCTTCTACCAGTTATTCTTTCAACTATTGCAGATTTAGGTACATCTAACGCTATAACCTTATCTATATTTGCAACCTTATCTAAAAACTCCGCTTGTGCAACTGTTCTAGGGAAACCATCTAAAATATAACCTTTATTACAATCTTGTTCTTTTAATCTTTCTTCTATAAGACCCATAACAACACTATCAGGCACTAAATTACCTGCGTCCATAAATTTCTTAGCCTCTAAACCTAATTTAGTTTGTTTTGCTATTGCTGCTCTTAATATATCTCCAGTTGATATTTGAGGTATATCATATTTTTCAATTAATTTTTTAGCTTGTGTTCCTTTACCAGCACCTGGTGCTCCAAATAATATTATGTTCATTGTAACTACTCCTTATTTTTATTTATAATCTATTTTAACATATTAATTTATTTTTTTCTAATACTTAAAAATTTTTATTTATATTATTCAATGTAGCGAATATTCCCATGTTCATCTTCTACATATATTTTTTTATTCTTATAATCTACTTTAAACATACTACACTCATCTCTAGTAACAGTTGTAAGAAAATCATCATGTTCAAATTTTTCGCCTCTATTCAAATACACATTATATGATGGAACATGTCCAGGGCATCTAGGATTTTCAACACTAAAACCACGCTGATAATTATAGTTTTCATCTAAATTACCTATAATAGCAAAATCTTTTTTACCATCAAAATTAAAATCTGTATGTATTATCTCATATTCAAGATTATCATCTAATAAATTTTTTAAAAAATCACTCTTAATGACTTTTAATAAACTTAATTCTGTCATCGACTTAGATTCTATTAATTTTTTCTTAGTTTTTTTATCTATAACTGATATAGTGTAGTGAGCATATGCCATTTTATCATTTTTATCTAGCATAATACTTACTATATATTTATCTGAATAATCATATATTTTTGTAATAGGCTTACTAAATAAAGGTATTACCATTATTAAATATATTAAAATCTTTTTCATATTTCCCCTATTTCTTATATACATTTTCTAAATTTAAATCTATATTCAAATTTTTATCATTTTTTCTAATCGCTTTAATATTTATTTTCTTTTTACCTTTTGTAATAATTATTCCACCATTATATATTTCATATTTTATATTATCATTTATAAAACTTAATGTTTTTTTATCTTTATCATAATAAAAATCATTTGCATAATATAAATCTATATTCCCTTTATTTTCAAAAACATAAATTATTATATTATCAATTTCATATAAAATCATTTGTTTGCTATTTTTAAAATTTAAACTATAAACCTTTTTTAATTTTGTTTTATCAAAATCATGCCAAGTATATTGTTGCTTAGATATAGTTTTATTTCCAATATAAGTTTCTTTTAAAATGTCTAAAACATATCTTCTATGTTGCTCTGTAACACTTTCCATTAAAATAGGTTTATCACCTACAACTTTAAAAGTATAATAATAATGAGTTGCTGCTCCACTTTTAGAAAAAGCATATATTTTTTTATTCTCATAATCCACTTTAAACATTCCGCAAGTTTCAGCTATTAAGTTGGTAAATTCAGAACTATATTTCAAACCCTTTTTAGTTTCTATATATATTGAATATGCTGGTCCACCATAGCAACTAGAACCATCATTTAAAATAGCAAAATCTTTTTTGCCATCAAAATTAAAATCCTCATGTATTATTATTGCTTCAAAATCGTAATTTATAATATTGTTAGGTAGACTAGAATTTAAATTAATATCTTTATTTTTAATATCAATAGGAATTTCTGAATTAATTTTGGCAATTGTTTTTTTTGTTTTTTTATCAATAAGTAAAATAACTGCTTCTGAATAAATTTTATCTGATTTTTCGTTTTCATCTATATTAGCAGTTACAGATATAGTATATTTATCTGAATAATTTTGAGTCTTTGTAATAGTTTTACTAAATAAAGGTATTGACATTATTAAATATATTAAAATTTTTTTCATATTTTCTCCTATTTTTTAATTAATTGTATTTTTAAATTTTTTATTTATTAAAATACTTAATATATTAAAAACCCATAATATTATCTACCTTTCTAATAACAATCCCAACTATATATAAATATAACCACTATAAATATAGTGGTCAATATTTCTGTTTCTATTAAAATTTAGGAACTATATCAAAATCTTTCTTTTCTTCTTCAAAAATCTTTCCACCATAAAGGTCGCTAGATAATCCCTCTAAATTTTCAGCATTTTCTTCAAATCCAGTTGCTATAACTGATAATACTACATTCTCTCTATCACTTTCATATATACTTCCTAAAATTAAGTTTTCTACTCCATCTTTACTTCCAGAAGCTCTTTCAGAAATCATTTCTAATATCTTTTGTACACCTTCCATAGTTAAAGTATCTCCACCAGTAACATTTACTAATATCTTAGTTGCACCTTTAATATCTCTTTCTAATAATGGATTAGATATTGTTCTTTCAACTAATGATTCTACTGGTTCACCTGCTTCAGACTCACCAAATCCAAATAATGCTATACCTGAACCTTTTACTATTGCTTCAACATCAGCAAAATCTAAATTTATATACCCTTGCTTAGTAATTAATTCTGAAATTCCTTTAATTCCAAATCTAATAATCTCATTTGAATTTTTCAAATGCTCAGGGAATGATTTATTTTCTTTTGATAATTCTAATAATTTATTATTTGGTATAACAATTAATGTATCTACATATTTTTTTAACTCTTCTATACCATAATTTGCATTATTTTTTCTTTTTATTCCTTCAAAACTAAATGGTCTTGTAACAATAGCAACTGTTACTATATCTAATTCTTTTGCAACTTGTGCAACTACTGGGGCTGCTCCTGTACCAGTTCCACCACCCATACCAGCAGTTATAAATATCATATCTTGACCTTTTATTGAATCCTCAATTTCTCTTTTTTTACCTTCAGCTGCTACTTTGGCAACTTCTGGATTTGCTCCTGCACCTAAATGCCCTAATGCCATTTTTTCATCTGCTTTTGATTTTCTTAAATCTTGTTCATCTGTATTTATCGCAAAATAAGTAACATCTTTTATTCCGTGATTAATTAAATCATTTAATACATTAGCACCTGCTCCACCAACACCTACTATCTTTATCTTTGTTCCTTTTGTTTCAATATCTTGAATATTATTATCAAACATATTTCCTCCCCTTTTATTTCTTATCTACTTTTGCACTTATTAAATCAAACCTTAAATCTATATATTCTATATCGTTTTCTTGTATTTCTTTGGTATATACCTTATAAGCCTGATCAAATTTCTTTTTTGTAACATCTTTATTTAAAAATATTCTTGCTCCATCAGTTAATATAACAGTATAATAATCTTCTGTCGGTATTATTTCTGATGATAATCTAAAAATATCACTATTTACTAACTGAGTTAAAATTTTAGAAATGTCTTCCTTTTCCTCTGCATTTTCAGGATTTTTAATTATAGGCAAATTCTTTTTATCTATTTCATCAAAATATGCAAAAATATTTATATTATTATCTACAGCATAAAATTTATCTAATTTTATAAATGCAACTGCTTTTCTTTCATTTAATTCAACAATTAACTTATTTGGATATCGTTTTTTAATATCTACATTTAAAACTCTTGCATCTTTTAAAATTTCTTCTTCTAACCTATTAGTATCTATGAATATAATAGGTTCTTCTTTAAATTTATCAAGTTTAATTAATATATCTTCTTTTACTCTTTCATTGTCTCCTCTTATTTCTATTTTAGTTAAATAAAAATA
It encodes the following:
- a CDS encoding alpha/beta hydrolase family protein translates to MKKLLFFIMIIFGMLTFSKKRVENIEINNGFYKIPAIYTYDDEIKNMPLVIMLHGTASNKDEVDGTYIKLSNKLYEKGISSIRFDFIGTGDSKVDYLHYTISSAVSDTNRVIEFARSRTNNNIGLLGWSQGGTIALLAGANKELSSISTWAGSLDIYKNFYKMHEEAKKNGFAIMKFEWREPLRISLQWFNETKDLDMIGYIRKIKVPIMALAGTKDDVVNPKQATVIVKNSNNKKSKVVLIKDSNHIFNIFTNNSKVDEGIEKTTDWFVETLK
- a CDS encoding adenylate kinase; this encodes MNIILFGAPGAGKGTQAKKLIEKYDIPQISTGDILRAAIAKQTKLGLEAKKFMDAGNLVPDSVVMGLIEERLKEQDCNKGYILDGFPRTVAQAEFLDKVANIDKVIALDVPKSAIVERITGRRTSKKTGKIYHIKFNPPVDENPEDLVQRADDTEEAVIKRLEAYDNQTLPVLEYYKKKDKVVVVDGYRKPDEITKDLIKLLGE
- a CDS encoding XAC2610-related protein; translation: MKKILIYLIMSIPLFSKTITKTQNYSDKYTISVTANIDENEKSDKIYSEAVILLIDKKTKKTIAKINSEIPIDIKNKDINLNSSLPNNIINYDFEAIIIHEDFNFDGKKDFAILNDGSSCYGGPAYSIYIETKKGLKYSSEFTNLIAETCGMFKVDYENKKIYAFSKSGAATHYYYTFKVVGDKPILMESVTEQHRRYVLDILKETYIGNKTISKQQYTWHDFDKTKLKKVYSLNFKNSKQMILYEIDNIIIYVFENKGNIDLYYANDFYYDKDKKTLSFINDNIKYEIYNGGIIITKGKKKINIKAIRKNDKNLNIDLNLENVYKK
- the ftsZ gene encoding cell division protein FtsZ — translated: MFDNNIQDIETKGTKIKIVGVGGAGANVLNDLINHGIKDVTYFAINTDEQDLRKSKADEKMALGHLGAGANPEVAKVAAEGKKREIEDSIKGQDMIFITAGMGGGTGTGAAPVVAQVAKELDIVTVAIVTRPFSFEGIKRKNNANYGIEELKKYVDTLIVIPNNKLLELSKENKSFPEHLKNSNEIIRFGIKGISELITKQGYINLDFADVEAIVKGSGIALFGFGESEAGEPVESLVERTISNPLLERDIKGATKILVNVTGGDTLTMEGVQKILEMISERASGSKDGVENLILGSIYESDRENVVLSVIATGFEENAENLEGLSSDLYGGKIFEEEKKDFDIVPKF
- a CDS encoding cell division protein FtsQ/DivIB, producing MRKLTKNFLVLAFLLIFILAFKLVESPYFYLTKIEIRGDNERVKEDILIKLDKFKEEPIIFIDTNRLEEEILKDARVLNVDIKKRYPNKLIVELNERKAVAFIKLDKFYAVDNNINIFAYFDEIDKKNLPIIKNPENAEEKEDISKILTQLVNSDIFRLSSEIIPTEDYYTVILTDGARIFLNKDVTKKKFDQAYKVYTKEIQENDIEYIDLRFDLISAKVDKK